A DNA window from Streptomyces bacillaris contains the following coding sequences:
- a CDS encoding DUF2071 domain-containing protein, with translation MIRPRLSSTIERRLLVNYRVDPHIAAALLPAPLRPHLVRGQAVAGICLLRIGGVRPAWAPAGTGLTSENAAHRISVEWDGPDGVERGVYIPRRDTASRLNAFAGGRIYPGEHGRADFTVREEADAVRVAFATRDGEVEVDATVEDAGELRGSELFTDLAEASEFFRLGSRGLSPAAGGGHLDVLELSTPAWKVTAGRPRTVRSSFFEDLDRFPPGSAVLDSALVMRGVAARWTQGAPLRVGARTEAGARAA, from the coding sequence ATGATCCGCCCCAGGCTCTCCAGCACCATCGAACGCCGCCTCTTGGTGAACTACCGGGTGGACCCGCACATCGCGGCGGCCCTGCTGCCCGCGCCGCTCCGCCCCCACCTGGTGCGCGGCCAGGCGGTGGCGGGGATCTGCCTGCTCCGGATCGGCGGGGTCCGCCCCGCCTGGGCCCCGGCGGGGACCGGCCTGACCAGCGAGAACGCGGCGCACCGGATCTCCGTCGAGTGGGACGGCCCGGACGGTGTGGAGCGCGGCGTCTACATCCCGCGCCGCGACACCGCCTCCCGCCTCAACGCCTTCGCGGGCGGCCGGATCTACCCGGGCGAGCACGGCCGGGCGGACTTCACGGTGCGGGAGGAGGCCGACGCGGTACGGGTGGCCTTCGCGACCCGGGACGGCGAGGTGGAGGTGGACGCGACGGTGGAGGACGCCGGGGAACTGCGCGGCAGCGAGCTGTTCACGGACCTGGCGGAGGCGTCGGAGTTCTTCCGCCTGGGCAGCCGGGGCCTCTCCCCCGCCGCCGGGGGCGGCCACCTGGACGTCCTCGAACTGTCCACGCCCGCCTGGAAGGTGACGGCGGGCCGCCCCCGTACCGTACGCTCCTCGTTCTTCGAGGACCTGGACCGCTTCCCGCCCGGCAGCGCGGTGCTGGACAGCGCGCTGGTGATGCGGGGCGTGGCGGCCCGGTGGACGCAGGGGGCGCCGTTGCGGGTGGGGGCGCGTACGGAGGCGGGGGCGAGGGCGGCTTAA
- a CDS encoding metalloregulator ArsR/SmtB family transcription factor, whose product MESPSAAPDDEASAFRALADPTRRQILEDLRGGELAAGEIASRFSISAPSISRHLGVLKGAGLVTERRDANRILYSLAEERLAMCVGRFLSAVCPEQIVLRHTKWRSAPEGDAS is encoded by the coding sequence ATGGAATCCCCCTCTGCCGCTCCCGACGACGAGGCGAGCGCCTTCCGGGCCCTGGCCGACCCCACCCGCCGTCAGATCCTGGAGGATCTGCGCGGCGGCGAGCTGGCCGCCGGGGAGATCGCGAGCCGGTTCTCGATCAGCGCCCCGTCCATCTCGCGCCATCTGGGCGTCCTCAAGGGGGCCGGGCTCGTCACCGAGCGCCGCGACGCCAACCGCATCCTCTACTCGCTCGCGGAGGAACGTCTCGCCATGTGCGTGGGCCGCTTCCTGAGCGCCGTGTGCCCCGAACAGATCGTGCTCCGGCACACGAAGTGGCGCTCCGCGCCGGAAGGCGACGCCTCATGA
- a CDS encoding amino acid permease has translation MHEAPPTAPAAPPAVSEPLAPGLKQRHLTMLGLGGVIGAGLFVGSGAGIAVAGPAIVVSYLIAGALAMLVMRMLGEMSAAMPASGSFSVHAERALGRWAGFSVGWLYWFLLVVVLAVEATAAAQIAHGWVPAVEPWAWVLLFMVVFTAANLTAVKNFGEFEFWFASLKVGAIVLFLGLGVLAVLGWLPDTDPVGMTNLTGQGGFLPNGWGGVVAGVLTVVFAFGGLEVVTIAAAETADPARAVGRAVRSAVVRILFFYVGSMLVIVTVLPWTAQQAGLSPYVKVLDAIGVPSAGQIMNIVVFVALLSALNANLYGSSRMVFSLAERGEAPRGLLKVSGGPSEQEGGSRGQAGGVPRRAVLASVAFGFVSVLLNLLWPDTVFLYMLNSVGAVLLFVWALIAASQLRLRARLEREAPQALELRMWCFPYLTWLTLAGLLGVLLLMLTDDGARPQVLWSAGATALVVLVAVVRQRRERQERERSGRERSGSTHR, from the coding sequence CCGCTCGCCCCCGGGCTGAAGCAGCGTCATCTCACGATGCTCGGGCTGGGCGGGGTGATCGGGGCCGGGCTGTTCGTGGGGTCGGGTGCCGGGATCGCCGTGGCCGGGCCCGCCATCGTCGTCTCGTATCTGATCGCGGGCGCGCTGGCGATGCTGGTGATGCGGATGCTGGGCGAGATGTCCGCCGCGATGCCCGCCTCCGGCTCCTTCTCCGTGCACGCGGAGCGGGCGCTCGGGCGGTGGGCCGGGTTCAGTGTCGGCTGGCTGTACTGGTTCCTGCTGGTGGTGGTCCTCGCCGTGGAGGCGACGGCCGCCGCGCAGATCGCCCACGGGTGGGTTCCGGCGGTCGAACCGTGGGCGTGGGTGCTGCTGTTCATGGTGGTGTTCACCGCCGCCAACCTGACGGCGGTGAAGAACTTCGGTGAGTTCGAGTTCTGGTTCGCCTCTTTGAAGGTCGGCGCGATCGTGCTCTTCCTGGGGCTGGGGGTGCTGGCGGTCCTCGGGTGGCTGCCGGACACCGACCCGGTCGGGATGACCAATCTGACCGGGCAGGGCGGCTTCCTGCCCAACGGCTGGGGCGGGGTGGTCGCCGGGGTGCTGACCGTGGTCTTCGCCTTCGGCGGCCTGGAGGTCGTCACCATCGCCGCCGCCGAGACGGCCGACCCGGCCCGTGCGGTGGGGCGGGCGGTGCGCAGCGCGGTGGTGCGCATCCTCTTCTTCTACGTCGGTTCGATGCTGGTCATCGTGACCGTGCTGCCGTGGACCGCCCAGCAGGCCGGGCTGAGCCCGTATGTGAAGGTGCTGGACGCGATCGGGGTGCCCTCGGCCGGGCAGATCATGAACATCGTGGTGTTCGTGGCGCTGCTCTCCGCCCTCAACGCCAATCTGTACGGCTCCTCCCGGATGGTGTTCTCGCTGGCCGAGCGCGGGGAGGCGCCGCGCGGGCTGCTGAAGGTGTCGGGCGGCCCCTCGGAGCAGGAGGGCGGCTCCCGGGGGCAGGCGGGCGGGGTGCCCCGGCGGGCGGTGCTGGCGTCGGTGGCCTTCGGCTTCGTCTCCGTACTGCTCAATCTGCTCTGGCCGGACACCGTGTTCCTCTACATGCTCAACTCGGTCGGCGCGGTGCTGCTGTTCGTCTGGGCGCTGATCGCCGCCTCCCAACTGCGGCTGCGCGCCCGGCTGGAGCGGGAGGCCCCGCAGGCGCTGGAGCTGCGGATGTGGTGCTTCCCGTATCTGACCTGGCTGACGCTGGCCGGGCTGCTGGGGGTGCTGCTGCTGATGCTGACGGACGACGGCGCGCGGCCGCAGGTGCTGTGGTCGGCGGGGGCGACGGCGCTGGTGGTGCTGGTGGCGGTGGTCCGTCAACGGCGGGAGCGGCAGGAGCGCGAGAGGTCCGGGCGCGAGAGGTCCGGTTCTACCCACCGGTAG
- a CDS encoding amino acid permease translates to MSRTSVSPPTADSAAASGASTDSALTHGLKQRHLSMIALGGVIGAGLFVGSGAGIAAAGPSIIVAYMLSGLLVMLVMRMLGEMSAANPASGSFSVHAERAIGPWAGFTAGWSFWFLLCVAVGLEGIGAAQIVSGWLPGTPEWAWVALFMVIFLGTNLAAVKNFGEFEFWFAALKVIAITLFLVLGLLAILGVLPDTDAPGLANLTGDGGFLPKGMDGFIIGLLASVFAYGGLETVTIAAAESENPVQGVAKAVRTAMWRIAVFYIGSMAVIVTLVPWDNPKVAEVGPFYAMLDHLGVGSAAQIMNVVILIALLSAMNANIYGASRMARSLVARGQGPAVLGRISSGVPRNAVLFSSVFGFLCVLLSYWRPDDVFPWLLNMIGAVILVVWIFIAVSQLVLRRRTEHEAPEKLVVRMWLFPVLTVVALAGMAGIFLLMLRQPDTRDQLLATGALTLVLIAIGLVRQRGKGNAEASDGSDGSGASIPAQRK, encoded by the coding sequence ATGTCTCGGACCTCCGTGTCTCCCCCCACCGCTGACTCCGCAGCCGCCTCCGGAGCCTCGACGGACTCCGCGCTCACCCACGGTCTCAAACAGCGCCACCTCTCGATGATCGCCCTCGGCGGGGTGATCGGCGCCGGGCTCTTCGTGGGCTCCGGGGCCGGGATCGCCGCCGCCGGGCCCTCGATCATCGTGGCGTACATGCTCTCCGGGCTGCTCGTCATGCTGGTGATGCGCATGCTCGGCGAGATGTCGGCCGCCAACCCGGCCTCGGGCTCCTTCTCCGTGCACGCCGAGCGGGCGATCGGCCCGTGGGCCGGGTTCACGGCGGGCTGGTCCTTCTGGTTCCTGCTCTGCGTCGCCGTCGGCCTGGAGGGGATCGGTGCCGCGCAGATCGTCAGCGGCTGGCTGCCGGGGACGCCTGAGTGGGCGTGGGTCGCCCTGTTCATGGTGATCTTCCTGGGCACCAACCTGGCCGCCGTGAAGAACTTCGGTGAATTCGAGTTCTGGTTCGCCGCGCTGAAGGTCATCGCGATCACCCTGTTCCTGGTGCTCGGCCTGCTGGCGATCCTCGGGGTCCTGCCCGACACGGACGCGCCCGGCCTGGCCAACCTCACCGGCGACGGCGGCTTCCTGCCCAAGGGCATGGACGGCTTCATCATCGGACTGCTCGCCTCCGTCTTCGCGTACGGCGGTCTGGAGACGGTCACCATCGCCGCCGCCGAGTCCGAGAACCCGGTGCAGGGCGTGGCGAAGGCGGTCCGTACGGCGATGTGGCGCATCGCGGTCTTCTACATCGGCTCGATGGCGGTCATCGTCACCCTGGTCCCCTGGGACAACCCGAAGGTCGCCGAGGTCGGCCCCTTCTACGCGATGCTCGACCACCTCGGTGTGGGCAGCGCCGCGCAGATCATGAACGTGGTCATCCTCATCGCCCTGCTCTCCGCGATGAACGCCAACATCTACGGCGCCTCGCGGATGGCGCGCTCCCTGGTCGCCCGGGGTCAGGGGCCGGCCGTGCTCGGCCGGATCTCCTCCGGGGTGCCGCGCAACGCGGTGCTGTTCTCCTCGGTCTTCGGCTTCCTGTGCGTGCTGCTGAGCTACTGGCGGCCGGACGACGTCTTCCCCTGGCTGCTGAACATGATCGGCGCCGTGATCCTGGTGGTGTGGATCTTCATCGCCGTCTCGCAGCTGGTCCTGCGCCGCCGAACCGAGCACGAGGCGCCCGAGAAGCTGGTCGTACGGATGTGGCTCTTCCCGGTCCTGACCGTCGTGGCGCTCGCGGGCATGGCGGGCATCTTCCTGCTGATGCTGCGCCAGCCGGACACCCGTGACCAGTTGCTGGCCACGGGTGCGCTGACGCTGGTGCTGATCGCGATCGGTCTCGTACGTCAGCGGGGCAAGGGCAACGCCGAGGCCTCCGACGGCTCCGACGGCTCCGGGGCCTCGATCCCCGCACAGCGGAAGTAG
- a CDS encoding Dps family protein, whose amino-acid sequence MSPARTPRYTVPGLGVDEGRQVIDLLTLRLHALNDLALTLKHIHWNVVGPHFIAVHEMLDPQTAAVRDMADAAAERISALGGEPQGTPGALVKERTWDDYSVGRADAIAHLGALDLVYTGIIEDHRAAVEKVGGIDPVTEDLLIEHLRGLEQFQWFVRAHLESSSGRLSTAGADTEEAAAAAASPKRAAAGRTPAKKTALPAPARKATAKKTAAKKTTATKKATTSRRTTR is encoded by the coding sequence ATGTCCCCCGCACGCACCCCCCGCTACACCGTCCCCGGTCTCGGCGTCGACGAGGGCCGTCAGGTCATCGACCTCCTGACGCTGCGCCTGCACGCGCTCAACGACCTCGCCCTGACGCTCAAGCACATCCACTGGAACGTGGTCGGCCCGCACTTCATCGCCGTCCACGAGATGCTCGACCCGCAGACCGCCGCCGTACGGGACATGGCCGACGCCGCCGCCGAGCGGATCTCCGCCCTCGGCGGCGAGCCGCAGGGCACGCCGGGCGCCCTGGTCAAGGAGCGCACCTGGGACGACTACAGCGTGGGCCGCGCCGACGCCATCGCCCACCTCGGCGCCCTGGACCTGGTCTACACGGGGATCATCGAGGACCACCGCGCGGCGGTCGAGAAGGTCGGCGGGATCGACCCCGTCACCGAGGACCTGCTCATCGAGCACCTGCGCGGCCTGGAGCAGTTCCAGTGGTTCGTCCGCGCGCACCTGGAGAGCAGCTCCGGCAGGCTGTCGACCGCCGGCGCCGACACCGAGGAGGCGGCGGCCGCGGCCGCGTCCCCGAAGCGCGCGGCCGCCGGACGGACCCCGGCGAAGAAGACGGCGCTGCCCGCCCCTGCCAGGAAGGCCACGGCCAAGAAGACGGCGGCCAAGAAGACGACCGCCACCAAGAAGGCGACGACGAGCAGGCGCACCACCCGCTGA
- a CDS encoding superoxide dismutase, producing MATYTLPELPYDYAALEPVINPQIIELHHDKHHAAYVKGANDTLEQLEEARNKEAWGAINGLQKNLAFHLSGHILHSIYWHNMTGDGGGEPLAADGVGDLADAITESFGSFAGFKAQLTKASATTQGSGWGVLAYEPLSDRLIVEQVYDHQGNVGQGSVPILVFDAWEHAFYLQYKNQKVDFIEAMWQVVNWQDVAKRYAAAKERTDVLLLAP from the coding sequence ATGGCCACGTACACGCTCCCGGAACTCCCGTACGACTACGCGGCGCTCGAACCGGTCATCAACCCGCAGATCATCGAGCTGCACCACGACAAGCACCACGCCGCCTACGTCAAGGGTGCGAACGACACCCTGGAGCAGCTGGAAGAGGCCCGCAACAAGGAGGCCTGGGGAGCCATCAACGGCCTCCAGAAGAACCTCGCGTTCCACCTCTCCGGCCACATCCTGCACTCGATCTACTGGCACAACATGACCGGTGACGGCGGCGGCGAGCCCCTCGCGGCGGACGGCGTGGGCGACCTCGCGGACGCGATCACCGAGTCCTTCGGCTCCTTCGCGGGCTTCAAGGCCCAGCTGACGAAGGCCTCCGCCACCACGCAGGGCTCCGGCTGGGGCGTGCTCGCCTACGAGCCGCTCAGCGACAGGCTGATCGTCGAGCAGGTCTACGACCACCAGGGCAACGTGGGCCAGGGCTCGGTCCCGATCCTGGTCTTCGACGCCTGGGAGCACGCCTTCTACCTGCAGTACAAGAACCAGAAGGTGGACTTCATCGAGGCCATGTGGCAGGTCGTCAACTGGCAGGACGTGGCGAAGCGTTACGCGGCGGCCAAGGAGCGCACGGACGTTCTGCTGCTCGCCCCCTGA
- the tkt gene encoding transketolase — MAPRNAPDAPEATDAPAAPGGGPDRTRDPKLALPVADAAGWGPLDVRAVDTVRLLAADAVQKAGHGHPGTAMSLAPLAYLLFQQVMRHDPADDQWLGRDRFVLSCGHSSLTLYIQLYLSGYGMELDDLKALRTWGSITPGHPEYRHTRGVEITTGPLGQGLASAVGMAMAGRRERGLLDPDAPAGTSPFDHHVYVVASDGDLMEGVTSEASSLAGHQELGNLVVFYDSNHISIEDDTDIAFSEDVTARYSAYGWHVQTVDFTRTGDYVEDVDALHAAVEAAKNETGRPSLILLRTIIGWPAPTKQNTGKAHGSALGGDEVAATKKLLGFDPDADFTVEDDVLEHARAVRERGAEAHRAWQPRYEEWRAAHPERAALLDRLREQRLPDGWTDSLPVFDADPKGIATRKASGDVLTALAPVLPELWGGSADLAGSNNTTMEGEPSFVPEGKQTGEFPGNPYGRTLHFGIREHAMGAILNGIALQSLTRPYGGTFLIFSDYMRPAVRLAALMKLPVTYVWTHDSIGLGEDGPTHQPVEQLAALRAIPGLDVVRPADANETSVCWRTVLEHHDRPAGLALTRQPLPVLERGAGEGACAPASGAARGGYVLADSRGATPDVVLIGTGSEVHIALEAREMLAAEGHDARVVSMPCREWFADQPYAYQDEVLPPGVRARVSVEAAVAQGWRDVVGDAGRTVSLEHFGASADYQRLYEEFGITPRAVADAALASIRAAAGPVRPGGERPGATPTEGGTADAG, encoded by the coding sequence ATGGCACCCCGCAATGCCCCCGATGCCCCCGAGGCCACGGATGCCCCCGCCGCCCCGGGCGGCGGCCCGGACCGCACCCGCGACCCGAAGCTCGCCCTGCCGGTCGCGGACGCGGCGGGCTGGGGGCCGCTCGACGTCCGGGCCGTCGACACCGTGCGGCTGCTCGCCGCCGACGCCGTGCAGAAGGCGGGCCACGGCCACCCCGGCACCGCGATGAGCCTGGCCCCGCTGGCGTATCTGCTCTTCCAGCAGGTCATGCGGCACGACCCGGCCGACGACCAGTGGCTCGGGCGCGACCGCTTCGTGCTCTCCTGCGGCCACTCCAGCCTCACCCTCTACATCCAGCTCTACCTGAGCGGGTACGGGATGGAGCTGGACGACCTGAAGGCGCTGCGCACCTGGGGGTCGATCACCCCCGGCCACCCCGAGTACCGCCACACCCGGGGCGTCGAGATCACCACCGGACCGCTCGGCCAGGGGCTCGCCTCCGCCGTCGGCATGGCCATGGCGGGCCGCCGGGAGCGCGGGCTGCTCGACCCCGACGCGCCCGCCGGCACCAGCCCCTTCGACCACCATGTGTACGTCGTCGCCTCCGACGGCGACCTCATGGAAGGCGTCACCTCCGAGGCCAGTTCGCTCGCCGGACACCAGGAACTGGGCAACCTCGTCGTCTTCTACGACTCCAACCACATCTCCATCGAGGACGACACCGACATCGCCTTCAGCGAGGACGTGACCGCCCGCTACTCCGCGTACGGCTGGCACGTCCAGACGGTCGACTTCACCCGCACCGGCGACTACGTGGAGGACGTCGACGCCCTCCACGCCGCCGTCGAGGCCGCGAAGAACGAGACCGGCCGCCCCTCCCTGATCCTGCTCCGCACGATCATCGGCTGGCCCGCCCCCACCAAGCAGAACACCGGCAAGGCCCACGGCTCGGCCCTCGGCGGTGACGAAGTGGCCGCCACCAAGAAGCTGCTCGGCTTCGACCCGGACGCCGACTTCACCGTCGAGGACGACGTACTCGAACACGCCCGTGCGGTACGGGAACGGGGCGCCGAGGCCCACCGCGCCTGGCAGCCCCGTTACGAGGAGTGGCGCGCCGCCCACCCCGAGCGCGCCGCGCTCCTGGACCGGCTGCGGGAGCAGCGGCTCCCCGACGGGTGGACCGACAGCCTCCCCGTCTTCGACGCCGACCCCAAGGGCATCGCCACCCGCAAGGCCTCCGGCGACGTGCTCACCGCGCTGGCCCCCGTGCTGCCCGAGCTGTGGGGCGGGTCGGCCGACCTCGCGGGGAGCAACAACACCACCATGGAGGGCGAGCCGTCCTTCGTACCGGAGGGGAAGCAGACCGGGGAGTTCCCCGGCAACCCCTACGGCCGCACGCTCCACTTCGGCATCCGCGAGCACGCCATGGGCGCGATCCTCAACGGCATCGCGCTCCAGAGCCTCACCCGGCCCTACGGCGGTACGTTCCTGATCTTCAGCGACTACATGCGCCCGGCCGTCCGCCTCGCCGCCCTGATGAAGCTCCCGGTCACCTACGTCTGGACCCACGACTCCATCGGCCTCGGCGAGGACGGCCCCACCCACCAGCCCGTCGAGCAACTGGCCGCACTCCGCGCGATCCCCGGCCTCGACGTCGTACGGCCCGCCGACGCCAACGAGACCTCCGTCTGCTGGCGCACCGTCCTGGAGCACCACGACCGGCCCGCCGGCCTCGCCCTGACCCGCCAGCCGCTGCCCGTCCTGGAACGGGGCGCGGGCGAAGGCGCGTGCGCCCCCGCGTCCGGCGCCGCCCGGGGCGGGTACGTCCTCGCCGACAGCCGCGGCGCCACGCCCGACGTCGTCCTCATCGGCACCGGCTCCGAGGTCCACATCGCCCTGGAGGCCCGGGAGATGCTCGCCGCCGAGGGCCATGACGCGCGGGTCGTCTCGATGCCCTGCCGCGAGTGGTTCGCCGACCAGCCGTACGCGTACCAGGACGAGGTGCTGCCCCCCGGCGTACGGGCCCGGGTCAGCGTCGAGGCCGCCGTCGCCCAGGGGTGGCGGGACGTCGTGGGCGACGCGGGCCGCACGGTCAGCCTGGAGCACTTCGGCGCGTCGGCCGACTACCAGCGGCTGTACGAGGAGTTCGGCATCACCCCGCGCGCGGTGGCCGACGCCGCCCTGGCGAGCATCCGCGCGGCGGCGGGCCCGGTCCGCCCCGGCGGCGAGCGCCCCGGCGCCACCCCGACCGAGGGCGGCACCGCCGACGCCGGCTAG